The Spirochaetales bacterium genome has a window encoding:
- a CDS encoding ABC transporter ATP-binding protein, translating into MIAIEGVSRYYGKGDKRVLAVDDLTLTVNRGELYGFLGPNGAGKTTTIKMLAGLLSPSSGTIRIGDYDVRRWSLKVKSMIGYVPEDPILYERMTGIRFLDFIADVFSMPIESRKIIGELADYFEIGCALNDQISSYSHGMRQKTAIIAAMIHDPDVFILDEPIIGLDPAASFRLKEKLKFFCGQGKTVFFSTHVMEVAERLCDRVGIIDKGRLVAEGTIASLRVGEGRKHATLEQLFLELTGEAD; encoded by the coding sequence ATGATAGCGATCGAAGGTGTAAGCAGATATTACGGAAAAGGCGATAAGCGGGTTTTAGCCGTTGACGACCTTACCCTGACAGTGAACAGGGGTGAGCTTTACGGGTTTCTCGGTCCGAATGGCGCGGGGAAAACGACGACGATTAAAATGCTCGCGGGGCTTCTTTCCCCCTCAAGCGGGACGATCCGTATCGGTGATTACGATGTGCGTCGTTGGAGTCTTAAAGTGAAATCGATGATCGGTTATGTACCCGAGGACCCGATCCTTTATGAGAGGATGACGGGAATACGATTTCTTGACTTTATCGCCGATGTTTTTTCCATGCCGATCGAAAGCAGAAAGATCATTGGGGAGCTTGCGGACTATTTCGAAATCGGCTGCGCCCTTAACGATCAGATATCTTCTTATTCTCACGGAATGCGTCAAAAGACAGCCATTATTGCCGCGATGATTCATGACCCGGACGTATTTATTCTGGATGAACCTATTATCGGTCTTGACCCGGCCGCTTCGTTTCGCCTGAAGGAAAAACTGAAATTCTTCTGCGGGCAGGGAAAGACAGTCTTTTTTTCGACCCATGTGATGGAGGTGGCTGAACGGCTTTGCGACCGGGTCGGAATTATCGACAAGGGCAGACTCGTCGCCGAAGGTACCATCGCGTCATTACGGGTCGGGGAGGGCAGAAAGCACGCGACCCTCGAACAGCTTTTTCTGGAGTTGACGGGTGAAGCTGATTAG
- a CDS encoding homocysteine S-methyltransferase family protein, producing MEDNGADILGANCGSLSPHEMAKIAGYFSRASRLPVIIQPDAGKPVLKDNLSVFEMDPEDFMNGIIECIDNGAAIVGGCCGTGPEHINVMAERIKTHLQNGWIFTKNT from the coding sequence TTGGAAGACAACGGCGCCGATATTCTCGGGGCGAATTGCGGGTCATTGTCACCCCATGAAATGGCAAAGATAGCCGGCTATTTCAGCCGCGCCTCCCGATTGCCCGTTATCATACAACCGGACGCAGGAAAACCGGTACTCAAAGATAATCTGAGTGTATTCGAAATGGACCCCGAAGATTTCATGAATGGAATAATCGAATGTATCGATAATGGTGCCGCTATTGTCGGGGGATGCTGCGGAACAGGTCCCGAACATATAAACGTGATGGCGGAAAGAATAAAAACCCACCTGCAAAACGGGTGGATTTTTACTAAAAACACATAA
- a CDS encoding phosphoenolpyruvate carboxykinase (GTP), whose protein sequence is MTIDKKILDDENTKKLEALNNPHILEIVETYVNLLKPDKVTVITDKNEDIAYVRKQAIELGEETTLAMKGHTIHYDGYYDQARDKKNTKVLVTPEMKMSKVINTMEREAGLAEVHDIMEGAMKGKEAVVRFFSLGPVGSDFSILALQITDSFYVAHSEDILYRTAYEEFKKLNGSDNFIYFIHSAGELEGRGVTKNIEKRRIYIDLKGNKVLTVNNQYAGNSLGLKKLALRLAVYKANQEDWLAEHMFLMGAQPAGKKRITYFAGAYPSACGKTSTAMIPGQTIVGDDIAYLKSRNDTAYAVNIEQGIFGIITDVNPEDDPLIYETLTTPRELIFSNVLVKDGVPYWINMGRELPSEGMNHYGENWRLGDKDREGKQIGHAHKNARYTMRIQELENADPNLDNPEGVPVSGVIYGGRDSDTSVPVYQSLNWVHGVFIGATIESETTAATLGAEGVRSFSPMANMDFLVVPLGTYIRNHIRFGNALSSPPLVFATNYFLKEDGKFLNHKVDKKVWLLWMEGRVHSEYGAISTPIGLIPKYEDLTGLFTQVFNKTYTRESYTKQFSIRITKWIEKLERMEKIYSQEDNIPDEFFLILKDQKHKLMELKKTYGKDIVPPDALV, encoded by the coding sequence ATGACGATCGATAAAAAAATTCTTGATGATGAGAACACAAAAAAGCTTGAAGCACTCAATAATCCCCATATCCTTGAGATTGTGGAAACCTATGTCAATCTTCTCAAACCGGATAAAGTGACCGTTATCACGGATAAAAACGAAGATATCGCCTATGTCAGGAAACAGGCCATCGAACTGGGCGAGGAAACGACCCTCGCGATGAAAGGCCATACCATCCACTATGACGGGTATTATGATCAGGCACGCGACAAAAAAAACACGAAAGTGCTGGTAACGCCGGAAATGAAAATGAGCAAGGTCATCAACACCATGGAGCGTGAAGCGGGACTTGCAGAGGTACATGACATCATGGAGGGGGCGATGAAAGGGAAAGAGGCCGTCGTCCGTTTTTTCAGTCTTGGTCCGGTCGGTTCGGACTTCTCGATACTGGCCCTTCAGATTACCGATTCCTTTTACGTTGCACACAGTGAAGATATCCTCTACAGAACCGCCTACGAAGAGTTCAAAAAATTGAACGGATCGGATAATTTCATTTATTTTATCCATTCGGCGGGCGAGCTCGAAGGGAGGGGGGTAACGAAAAATATCGAAAAACGGCGAATCTATATCGATCTCAAGGGCAACAAGGTGCTTACCGTGAACAATCAGTATGCGGGAAACAGCCTCGGCCTTAAAAAACTCGCACTCCGTCTCGCCGTTTACAAGGCGAATCAGGAGGACTGGCTCGCCGAACACATGTTTCTCATGGGGGCACAGCCCGCCGGTAAAAAGCGAATCACCTATTTCGCGGGCGCATACCCGAGCGCGTGCGGCAAAACATCGACGGCCATGATTCCGGGCCAGACGATCGTCGGTGACGACATCGCATACCTAAAATCCCGAAACGACACGGCGTACGCGGTCAATATCGAACAGGGTATTTTCGGCATCATTACGGATGTGAATCCTGAAGACGACCCGCTTATCTATGAAACATTGACGACACCCAGAGAATTGATATTCTCGAATGTTCTGGTGAAAGACGGCGTTCCCTACTGGATCAATATGGGCAGGGAACTGCCTTCTGAAGGAATGAATCACTACGGTGAAAACTGGAGACTCGGCGACAAGGACCGGGAAGGTAAACAGATCGGCCACGCCCATAAAAACGCGCGCTATACCATGAGGATACAGGAACTCGAAAACGCGGACCCGAATCTGGATAATCCCGAGGGTGTTCCCGTGAGCGGCGTCATTTACGGGGGCCGTGATTCGGATACGTCGGTGCCGGTCTACCAGAGTCTCAACTGGGTGCACGGTGTTTTCATCGGCGCGACGATAGAATCCGAAACAACGGCGGCCACCCTGGGAGCTGAAGGTGTCCGGTCTTTCAGCCCCATGGCAAATATGGATTTTCTGGTCGTTCCCCTCGGTACGTATATCAGGAACCATATCCGGTTCGGCAACGCTTTGAGTTCTCCACCGCTTGTTTTCGCAACCAATTATTTCCTCAAGGAAGACGGCAAGTTTCTCAATCACAAAGTCGACAAAAAAGTATGGCTGTTATGGATGGAAGGAAGGGTTCATAGTGAATACGGCGCGATCAGCACACCCATCGGACTCATCCCGAAATATGAAGATCTCACCGGGCTGTTCACTCAGGTATTCAATAAAACATACACACGGGAATCCTATACAAAACAATTCAGCATACGTATCACGAAATGGATCGAAAAACTGGAGCGGATGGAAAAAATCTATTCGCAAGAAGACAATATACCCGACGAGTTCTTCCTTATTCTCAAGGACCAGAAACACAAACTCATGGAGTTGAAAAAGACATACGGCAAGGACATCGTGCCGCCCGATGCACTGGTATAA
- a CDS encoding homocysteine S-methyltransferase family protein, whose product MAALKGRSRITGETPKNNTLSRRLFKENIMPHHDFISVLKNRKIIIIDGAMGTELSKRGLEMSGTNNPSNPDEVIEIHRQYITCGVDVIITNTLTMNRINCESHGINIDIREVNVAGARLEKQAAVLEWVIRFRTLPGRWKTTAPIFSGRIAGHCHPMKWQR is encoded by the coding sequence ATGGCGGCTTTGAAGGGGCGGTCGCGTATTACCGGTGAAACGCCGAAAAACAATACACTGTCAAGGCGATTATTTAAGGAGAATATCATGCCCCACCATGATTTCATAAGCGTATTGAAAAACAGAAAAATCATAATTATCGACGGGGCTATGGGCACCGAATTGTCAAAACGCGGCCTTGAGATGAGCGGTACGAACAATCCATCAAACCCGGATGAGGTCATTGAAATTCATCGTCAATACATAACTTGCGGCGTCGATGTTATCATAACGAATACCCTGACGATGAATCGTATCAATTGTGAATCACACGGAATAAACATCGATATTCGGGAGGTGAATGTAGCCGGCGCACGTCTGGAAAAACAGGCGGCCGTACTGGAATGGGTAATTCGGTTTCGGACATTACCGGGGCGTTGGAAGACAACGGCGCCGATATTCTCGGGGCGAATTGCGGGTCATTGTCACCCCATGAAATGGCAAAGATAG